One window from the genome of Terriglobia bacterium encodes:
- a CDS encoding zf-HC2 domain-containing protein, whose amino-acid sequence MTSECSEHQKHIPRSLVGDLTVEEQQALDLHLAACPPCKGEYGRYAETLRLLQSTGDEPVPRHFFVYPQERGANPWKLFRQLMPRWQVAMACVTGLFVFFAIAAIAGLQIRSDQAGWAVSFGRGSATAAIDAIALKADILKTAEDRNREAALGWIKDMRSEIANSRTELTQQQQIQLVAALTGLESRLTNRMALTTDEIRTGTKESIATVYRAVSLQHQEDMQTISARVDRVAADGEVSARRTDAILDMLLQFPNLSLKPTGEQK is encoded by the coding sequence ATGACTTCGGAATGCAGCGAGCACCAGAAACATATCCCGCGATCCCTCGTCGGAGATCTGACTGTCGAAGAACAGCAGGCCCTGGATCTCCATCTGGCCGCGTGCCCGCCTTGCAAAGGGGAATACGGGCGCTACGCGGAAACACTGCGTTTGTTGCAGTCGACCGGCGATGAGCCCGTTCCCCGTCATTTCTTTGTCTATCCCCAGGAGCGCGGGGCTAATCCCTGGAAGCTGTTTCGTCAATTGATGCCCCGCTGGCAGGTGGCCATGGCATGCGTGACCGGATTGTTCGTGTTTTTCGCTATCGCAGCCATAGCCGGGCTCCAGATCCGATCCGATCAAGCCGGCTGGGCTGTGAGTTTCGGGCGCGGCAGTGCGACGGCCGCCATTGATGCCATTGCCCTCAAAGCCGACATCCTGAAAACTGCCGAGGACAGGAACCGGGAGGCCGCCCTGGGATGGATCAAAGACATGCGGTCTGAGATAGCCAACTCGCGCACGGAGTTGACGCAGCAGCAGCAGATCCAGCTCGTGGCAGCGTTGACCGGTCTGGAATCACGCCTCACTAACCGGATGGCGCTGACCACCGACGAAATCAGGACAGGCACGAAAGAGTCGATTGCTACCGTCTATCGGGCCGTGTCGCTGCAACACCAGGAGGACATGCAAACGATCAGTGCGCGCGTCGACAGAGTTGCTGCGGATGGTGAGGTCAGCGCCAGGCGGACCGACGCAATCCTGGACATGTTGCTCCAGTTTCCCAACTTGAGCCTTAAACCAACCGGAGAGCAAAAATGA
- a CDS encoding sigma-70 family RNA polymerase sigma factor yields the protein MAASQGGDTLAFNRLVLKWERTVYNVALRMLQDRDEAAEATQEVFLAAFRNIRRFRQDSKFSTWIYRIAVNHCVSRARRRPQGTHFSLDSDEQGARPAELSITGTQDGELLRAENRSRVRTALAFLPPDQRAVIELKFFQELTFEDIAAILQVPLSTIKSRLYAGLEILKVRLGAAA from the coding sequence GTGGCAGCAAGCCAAGGCGGCGACACCCTGGCCTTCAATCGTCTGGTGTTGAAATGGGAGAGAACGGTTTACAACGTGGCCCTGAGAATGCTTCAGGATCGAGACGAAGCGGCCGAAGCGACCCAGGAGGTTTTCCTGGCAGCCTTCAGGAACATCCGCCGCTTCCGTCAAGACTCGAAGTTCTCTACCTGGATTTACCGGATCGCGGTAAACCACTGTGTCTCGCGCGCCAGGCGGCGGCCTCAGGGAACTCATTTTTCACTCGACAGCGACGAGCAAGGGGCCCGGCCGGCCGAGCTGAGCATCACGGGCACTCAGGACGGCGAACTTTTGCGCGCGGAGAATCGGAGCCGGGTGCGCACGGCGCTCGCGTTCCTGCCGCCGGACCAACGGGCGGTCATCGAGCTCAAGTTTTTCCAGGAACTGACCTTCGAGGATATCGCAGCCATCCTCCAGGTCCCCCTGAGCACAATCAAATCGCGGCTCTACGCCGGCTTGGAGATATTGAAAGTCAGGCTGGGCGCCGCAGCCTGA
- the dprA gene encoding DNA-processing protein DprA — translation MDKSGEDQARAAIELSLVPGVGTLAQCSLWKACPRLPELLGMSGRELESFGVPPEAGVAISTRRYRPMAEEIIDWAHREKCRLLVRGGISYPMLLNEIYDPPLILYCRGNLEILGLPAVAIVGTRRPTYYGLQMAQGLACDLAKRDVVIVSGLARGIDAAAHRGCLETGGRTVAVLGCGIDVVYPREHRQLTQQIAESGLLISEFPPGTSPAPQNFPVRNRIISGVSLGTVIVEASEYSGSLITARLAMEQNREVFAVPGNLTSPQSFGPNYLIKQGGKLVQVWRDIVEELPAEVRHGILAREDSRPCRAPELELATAEESNIVEMLAYDQATQFDRILQKSGMNIPDLSELLLNLEMKGRIRQVPGNLFIRVARREE, via the coding sequence ATGGACAAAAGCGGAGAAGACCAGGCACGGGCGGCCATAGAATTGTCGTTGGTTCCGGGTGTGGGCACGCTGGCCCAATGCAGCCTGTGGAAAGCCTGCCCCCGGCTGCCGGAATTGCTCGGCATGAGCGGTCGCGAGCTCGAATCATTTGGCGTGCCGCCGGAGGCCGGCGTTGCGATCAGTACCCGCCGCTATCGTCCGATGGCAGAGGAGATCATCGACTGGGCCCATCGTGAGAAGTGCCGGTTGCTTGTGCGCGGCGGGATCAGTTACCCGATGCTCCTGAATGAAATATACGACCCCCCTCTCATCCTTTACTGCCGCGGAAATCTTGAGATTCTGGGCCTGCCGGCCGTGGCGATTGTGGGTACACGCCGGCCGACCTATTATGGCTTGCAGATGGCACAAGGATTGGCTTGCGATCTGGCCAAGCGGGATGTGGTCATCGTCAGCGGCTTGGCTCGAGGGATCGATGCCGCCGCTCATCGGGGCTGCCTGGAAACGGGAGGTCGAACGGTCGCAGTGCTCGGATGCGGGATCGATGTCGTGTACCCGCGTGAGCATCGCCAGTTGACGCAGCAAATTGCCGAGAGCGGGCTGCTCATTTCAGAGTTTCCACCCGGAACATCACCGGCACCGCAAAACTTTCCGGTGCGAAATCGCATCATTAGTGGGGTGTCGTTGGGAACAGTGATCGTGGAGGCAAGTGAGTACAGTGGATCCTTGATTACGGCGCGGCTGGCCATGGAACAGAATCGCGAGGTTTTTGCGGTTCCGGGGAATCTCACGTCGCCACAGAGTTTTGGACCGAACTATTTGATCAAGCAGGGAGGGAAACTTGTTCAGGTTTGGCGGGATATTGTCGAAGAGCTTCCAGCAGAGGTGCGTCATGGAATCCTGGCCAGGGAAGATTCCCGACCCTGTCGGGCGCCGGAACTCGAACTTGCCACCGCAGAAGAGAGTAACATTGTTGAGATGCTGGCCTACGATCAGGCGACCCAGTTCGACAGGATCCTGCAGAAGAGCGGCATGAATATTCCGGATCTGAGTGAGTTGCTGTTGAACCTTGAAATGAAAGGCCGGATCCGGCAGGTGCCCGGCAACCTCTTCATCAGGGTCGCCAGGCGCGAAGAATGA
- a CDS encoding DUF1343 domain-containing protein: MTVRPGIEILLRERKQILAGARVGAVVHPASILPSLQHTADALQGERSFHLVSLFGPQHGARGEKQDNMVESASYLDPDTRLPVHSLYGETRRPTEEMLSDLDILIFDLQDVGTRVYTFIHTMAYCMEACARYGKSMVVLDRPNPINGAQVEGSLLDPEFSSFVGLYRVPMRHGMTVGELALLLNSEFGIGCPLTVVPMQGWRRSQWFDHTDLPWVMPSPNLPTLDSATVYPGMVLVEGTMLSEGRGTTRPFEFVGAPYVNARSLAGRLNALQLPGVVFRPAYFEPTFQKFARVMCGGVQIYVRKRDIFEPFLTGIAVISGLRALYADLFQWRQPPYEYESQKMPIEILCGGNSIPRQIEAGTPLEDIRRSWQQDVAHFRTQRRPYLLYD; the protein is encoded by the coding sequence ATGACGGTTCGTCCGGGGATTGAAATCTTGCTGCGAGAGCGGAAGCAGATCCTCGCAGGGGCACGGGTCGGGGCGGTGGTGCATCCGGCTTCGATTCTTCCCAGCCTTCAGCACACGGCAGATGCTCTGCAGGGCGAGAGATCATTCCATCTTGTCTCTCTTTTCGGGCCTCAGCACGGCGCGCGGGGTGAGAAACAGGACAACATGGTGGAGTCTGCTTCTTACCTCGACCCGGACACGCGCCTTCCGGTGCATAGCCTCTATGGTGAAACGCGGCGGCCCACGGAAGAAATGCTGAGCGATCTCGACATTCTGATCTTCGATCTTCAGGATGTCGGGACGCGCGTCTACACTTTTATCCATACCATGGCCTACTGCATGGAGGCCTGCGCCCGATATGGGAAATCCATGGTGGTGCTGGACCGGCCCAATCCCATTAATGGGGCTCAGGTCGAAGGCAGCCTCCTTGATCCGGAATTCAGTTCCTTCGTGGGATTGTATCGAGTGCCGATGCGCCACGGAATGACGGTTGGGGAGCTTGCTCTGCTGCTGAACTCGGAATTCGGCATTGGGTGTCCCCTGACTGTGGTTCCCATGCAAGGATGGCGCCGCAGCCAGTGGTTTGACCATACGGATCTGCCCTGGGTCATGCCTTCTCCCAATCTTCCGACATTGGATTCTGCAACCGTCTATCCTGGAATGGTGCTCGTTGAAGGCACGATGCTGTCCGAAGGTCGTGGAACCACACGCCCCTTCGAGTTTGTCGGCGCTCCCTATGTCAACGCCCGTTCGCTGGCAGGGAGGCTGAACGCGCTGCAACTCCCCGGAGTTGTTTTCCGCCCCGCCTACTTCGAACCAACCTTTCAAAAGTTCGCGCGCGTGATGTGTGGAGGCGTCCAGATCTACGTCCGGAAACGTGATATCTTCGAGCCTTTCCTGACGGGAATCGCAGTTATTTCGGGTCTCAGAGCGCTCTATGCGGACTTGTTCCAATGGCGGCAGCCGCCTTATGAGTATGAATCCCAGAAAATGCCGATCGAGATCCTGTGCGGCGGAAATTCCATTCCGCGGCAGATCGAGGCCGGGACTCCACTGGAAGATATCCGCCGGAGTTGGCAGCAGGACGTAGCGCATTTCCGCACACAGCGCCGCCCCTACCTGCTATACGATTAA
- a CDS encoding OmpH family outer membrane protein, which produces MKKYSASFLILACLGTLSWAQGNKELFDTQKSAQELEIMKGILSTTLGYVAQASPDQGVTATASGRGRVSVNPQLGYSFYPRISAFYLYGQGAVFVVPSSSLRVTGSSGFWGALGSGLGSGTGSGIMSSPFPPTPALAPTPKPATVPALPQPPPPPIAQSGEQAYKQAMDAYAAQVKALEQRLKEVEAQYAKSMETMKAAELTRQASLAQFQQQVEKDRKELEARRSKVIEDIGKMKASLIETLANYGDSLTTVKPSEYVSIVITIDGYEGTHVVSVQKSWITDYKAGRLTMDAFKQKALQYNE; this is translated from the coding sequence ATGAAAAAGTACAGCGCCTCTTTTTTGATCCTTGCCTGCCTGGGAACACTCTCCTGGGCCCAAGGAAACAAGGAACTGTTTGATACGCAAAAATCCGCACAGGAACTCGAAATCATGAAGGGCATCCTGAGCACTACGCTCGGCTATGTCGCACAGGCAAGCCCGGATCAGGGTGTGACAGCAACTGCCTCCGGGCGAGGCCGCGTTTCCGTAAACCCACAGCTTGGCTATAGCTTCTACCCCCGTATCTCCGCTTTCTATTTATATGGTCAGGGAGCCGTGTTCGTAGTTCCCTCCTCCTCCCTGCGCGTGACCGGCTCCTCAGGGTTCTGGGGCGCCCTCGGATCAGGCCTGGGATCAGGCACTGGCTCCGGCATCATGAGCAGTCCGTTTCCTCCCACGCCAGCGCTGGCACCAACCCCAAAACCAGCGACGGTTCCAGCCCTACCCCAACCGCCTCCTCCGCCAATTGCCCAGAGCGGGGAGCAGGCTTACAAGCAAGCTATGGATGCTTATGCGGCGCAGGTCAAGGCTCTCGAGCAGCGCCTCAAGGAAGTAGAGGCGCAATACGCCAAGAGCATGGAGACAATGAAAGCGGCGGAGTTGACACGCCAAGCGAGCCTCGCCCAATTTCAGCAGCAGGTCGAAAAGGACCGCAAAGAGTTGGAAGCCAGACGAAGCAAGGTCATTGAGGATATCGGAAAAATGAAGGCGAGTCTCATCGAGACCCTGGCAAATTATGGAGACTCGCTGACCACGGTGAAACCCAGTGAGTACGTCAGCATCGTGATCACGATCGACGGTTACGAAGGCACCCATGTTGTCTCGGTGCAGAAATCGTGGATCACGGACTACAAAGCCGGCAGGCTCACCATGGATGCATTCAAGCAGAAGGCTCTGCAGTACAACGAGTAG
- the asnS gene encoding asparagine--tRNA ligase produces MQAVYVEKIAAHEGSEVTLRGWVYNKRSSGKLQFILLRDGTGIIQCVAFRGNFTPGQFEALDKLTQESSLEIHGTVRRDERAPGGYEIDITGFKIHQVAESYPITPKEHGTAFLMENRHLWLRSTRQHAILKVRHEIIKATRDYFDDQGFTLVDTPIFTPNACEGTTTLFETEYFDEKAYLTQSGQLYNEATAASFGKVYCFGPTFRAEKSKTRRHLMEFWMVEPEVAFAELEDTMELAEGLICFIVERVLSKRRNELETLERDISRLAAISRPFPRLSYDDALQRLKAAGSEIEWGGDFGGTDETVLSEQFPAPVMVHRYPSKVKAFYMQPDPQRPEVALCVDVLAPEGYGEIIGGGQRIHDHDLLLGRIREHQLPVEAFQWYLDLRKFGSVPHAGFGMGIERAVAWICKLDHLRETIAFPRMLYKIYP; encoded by the coding sequence ATGCAGGCTGTTTACGTCGAAAAGATAGCTGCGCATGAGGGCAGCGAGGTGACGCTGCGCGGCTGGGTTTACAACAAACGCAGCAGCGGAAAGCTGCAGTTCATCCTGCTGCGCGATGGGACGGGGATCATTCAGTGTGTCGCTTTCAGAGGCAACTTCACGCCCGGGCAGTTTGAGGCGCTCGACAAGCTCACCCAGGAGTCGAGCCTGGAGATTCACGGCACGGTACGCCGGGACGAGCGCGCGCCAGGTGGATATGAGATTGACATTACGGGATTCAAAATTCATCAGGTTGCGGAAAGCTATCCTATAACGCCCAAGGAGCACGGCACAGCCTTTCTGATGGAAAACCGACACCTCTGGCTGCGCAGCACGCGACAGCATGCCATTCTCAAGGTCCGTCATGAGATCATCAAAGCCACGCGTGACTATTTCGATGACCAGGGATTTACGCTGGTCGACACGCCGATATTTACCCCGAACGCATGTGAAGGAACCACAACTCTGTTTGAGACGGAGTACTTTGATGAAAAAGCCTACCTCACGCAGAGCGGCCAGCTCTACAACGAGGCCACGGCCGCCTCGTTCGGCAAGGTCTACTGCTTCGGGCCGACCTTCCGCGCCGAAAAATCCAAGACGCGGCGTCACCTGATGGAGTTCTGGATGGTCGAGCCGGAAGTTGCCTTTGCGGAGCTCGAAGACACCATGGAACTCGCCGAAGGACTGATCTGCTTCATTGTCGAGCGAGTTCTGTCGAAGCGCAGGAACGAGCTCGAAACACTTGAGCGCGACATCTCGCGTCTGGCGGCGATTTCACGGCCGTTTCCCAGGCTCTCCTATGATGATGCGCTGCAGAGGCTGAAAGCCGCCGGTTCCGAAATCGAGTGGGGCGGCGACTTCGGCGGGACCGATGAAACGGTCCTTTCGGAACAGTTTCCGGCTCCAGTGATGGTGCATCGCTATCCGTCAAAGGTGAAGGCCTTCTATATGCAGCCCGATCCACAACGTCCGGAAGTGGCTTTGTGCGTCGATGTACTCGCGCCGGAGGGGTATGGGGAGATCATCGGTGGCGGCCAGCGCATTCACGATCATGACCTGCTCCTCGGCAGGATCCGGGAGCACCAACTTCCTGTGGAAGCCTTTCAATGGTATCTCGACCTGCGCAAGTTCGGGAGCGTTCCTCACGCGGGATTCGGCATGGGCATCGAGCGCGCGGTGGCGTGGATCTGCAAGCTGGACCACCTGCGCGAGACCATCGCTTTTCCGCGTATGCTCTACAAGATCTATCCCTGA
- a CDS encoding HNH endonuclease: MEHTLVLNASYEPLNIIPWKRAITLLFQGKVEVLAEYDREIRSISFTIKMPSVLRLLKYVRMRKRFQHIKFSRANIYARDLHTCQYCGTKCSTEDLTFDHVIPVVKGGSKTWDNIVTCCFECNHRKGGQTPEEAGMRLIRRPKEPDWVPNMLRITIGFKSAPESWRDYFYWNVELDGDT; the protein is encoded by the coding sequence ATGGAACATACACTCGTTCTCAATGCCAGCTATGAGCCCCTCAACATCATCCCCTGGAAGCGGGCCATCACCTTGCTCTTCCAGGGCAAGGTGGAGGTATTGGCCGAGTACGACCGTGAAATCCGCAGCATAAGCTTCACGATCAAGATGCCGAGCGTGCTCCGTCTCCTGAAATACGTCCGGATGCGAAAGCGCTTCCAGCACATCAAGTTCAGCAGGGCCAATATCTACGCCAGGGATTTGCACACTTGCCAATATTGCGGCACAAAGTGCTCCACGGAAGACCTGACATTTGATCATGTCATCCCTGTCGTCAAAGGGGGAAGCAAGACCTGGGATAATATTGTCACCTGCTGCTTCGAGTGCAACCATCGGAAGGGGGGGCAAACCCCCGAAGAGGCAGGTATGCGGTTGATCCGGCGTCCGAAAGAACCCGACTGGGTTCCTAACATGCTGCGCATCACCATCGGCTTCAAGAGCGCCCCTGAGTCCTGGCGTGATTATTTCTATTGGAATGTGGAGTTAGATGGAGATACCTGA
- a CDS encoding class IV adenylate cyclase, translated as MAVETEVKIELADIDEFREKLQLLNPSLLSARHFEDNFVLDYLDGRMRSRGCLLRVRKTKGKESVTFKGRPQPSALFKRREELETPVDSADTMLRILGQLGMEVWFRYQKYREEFSLALTSGPAGELKVALDVTPIGNYAELEGSEEGIREGAARLGLKESQFLRDSYYSLFLQFCRQRGEEPGHMVFSMQGGGSSAPG; from the coding sequence GTGGCTGTCGAAACGGAAGTAAAGATAGAGCTGGCCGATATCGATGAATTCCGCGAAAAGCTGCAGCTTCTGAATCCATCGTTGCTGTCTGCGCGCCATTTTGAGGACAACTTTGTCTTGGACTATCTCGATGGGCGAATGCGGTCCCGGGGGTGCCTGTTGCGGGTGCGCAAGACGAAAGGGAAGGAATCTGTTACATTTAAGGGTCGGCCGCAGCCATCTGCCCTCTTCAAGCGCCGCGAGGAACTGGAAACCCCGGTGGATAGTGCGGACACCATGCTCAGGATCCTCGGGCAGCTCGGCATGGAGGTCTGGTTCCGCTACCAGAAGTATCGGGAGGAGTTTTCTCTGGCCTTGACTTCAGGACCCGCAGGGGAACTCAAAGTGGCTCTTGACGTGACGCCCATCGGGAACTACGCGGAGTTGGAGGGGTCGGAGGAGGGAATCAGAGAAGGAGCTGCAAGGCTTGGACTTAAAGAATCCCAGTTTTTGCGTGATAGCTACTATTCTTTGTTTCTCCAGTTTTGCCGGCAACGGGGCGAAGAGCCTGGGCACATGGTCTTCTCCATGCAGGGGGGAGGTTCCAGTGCCCCGGGCTAG
- a CDS encoding HDIG domain-containing protein: MAVNREMSWELLTECTKSDSLRKHALAVETLMRAYAKKYGEDPEVWGIVGLLHDFDYEMYPTMPDHPNKGAEILRQRGYPEETIYAISSHVGELKLPRHNLLCKAIYACDELAGFLVASALVRPGKSIIGMEARSVRKKLKDKAFARAVNRDDIYKGAEELGVDLDEHITFCIRAMEENAAMLGLDGAAQ, translated from the coding sequence ATGGCTGTGAATAGAGAAATGTCATGGGAGTTGCTTACGGAGTGTACCAAGAGCGACAGTTTGCGCAAACACGCGCTGGCCGTCGAAACCTTGATGCGGGCCTATGCGAAGAAATATGGCGAAGACCCCGAAGTCTGGGGAATCGTGGGATTGCTTCATGACTTTGACTATGAGATGTACCCCACCATGCCCGACCATCCCAACAAGGGGGCTGAGATTCTCCGGCAGCGCGGATATCCGGAAGAGACTATCTACGCCATTTCTTCACATGTCGGCGAGCTGAAGCTGCCCCGCCACAACCTTCTGTGCAAGGCCATCTATGCCTGCGACGAGCTGGCGGGGTTTCTTGTGGCCAGCGCACTGGTGCGTCCGGGGAAGTCGATAATAGGCATGGAGGCCAGGTCGGTGCGCAAGAAACTCAAGGACAAGGCGTTCGCGCGCGCGGTCAATCGCGACGACATCTATAAAGGAGCCGAGGAGCTCGGGGTGGATCTGGATGAGCACATCACATTCTGCATTCGAGCCATGGAAGAAAATGCCGCGATGCTGGGACTCGATGGCGCAGCTCAATGA
- a CDS encoding menaquinone biosynthesis protein has product MSLRISLVHYLNAAPLGWFFLHGPARHRFRILPASPAGCAEQLARGEADIGLIPTIEYQRIPNLHVIPDVAIAASNEVRSVLLVRPYGVASIRSVALDTSSRTSVALVKLLLQSRMGIQPEFVPHEPSVAEMLRRCDAALIIGDAALRCSTDQYQIMDLAAAWRDWQGRPFVFAFWACRPEVLPSDGLAEIFQEARDWGLERIGEIAASYSRTLSLPAPFLEKYLQRNLDHTMGPEHIEGLDRFYRLAFEAGLIGRFTPVRFLARTEGRKHNF; this is encoded by the coding sequence TTGAGCCTCCGGATTTCACTCGTCCATTACCTGAACGCGGCACCTCTGGGGTGGTTTTTCTTGCATGGTCCTGCTCGACACAGGTTCCGGATCCTGCCTGCTTCTCCGGCAGGATGTGCGGAGCAGCTTGCCAGGGGAGAAGCCGATATCGGTCTGATCCCCACCATCGAATACCAACGAATCCCCAACCTCCATGTGATTCCGGACGTGGCCATCGCAGCTTCCAACGAGGTGCGCAGCGTTCTGCTGGTTCGCCCTTATGGTGTCGCGAGCATCCGATCCGTTGCCTTGGATACCAGTTCGCGCACCTCGGTAGCACTGGTTAAGCTGTTGCTCCAATCCAGAATGGGAATTCAGCCGGAGTTCGTCCCTCACGAACCCAGTGTTGCGGAAATGCTTCGCAGGTGCGATGCGGCGCTCATTATCGGGGATGCCGCTCTCCGGTGCTCAACCGACCAATATCAGATCATGGATCTTGCCGCGGCGTGGCGGGATTGGCAGGGGCGGCCGTTTGTTTTCGCTTTCTGGGCCTGCAGACCAGAAGTCCTGCCATCGGATGGTCTGGCCGAGATCTTCCAGGAGGCGAGAGATTGGGGATTGGAACGCATCGGGGAAATCGCCGCCAGCTACTCACGCACGCTGAGTCTGCCGGCACCATTTCTCGAGAAATACCTTCAGCGCAATCTTGATCATACGATGGGGCCGGAGCACATAGAGGGCCTTGATCGATTCTACCGACTCGCATTTGAGGCCGGGTTGATCGGCCGCTTTACCCCGGTTCGCTTCCTTGCCAGAACCGAAGGCCGCAAGCACAACTTCTAG
- a CDS encoding AAA family ATPase codes for MIIGLTGKNGAGKTEVCQYLVSRGFEYHSLSDEIRDEARKRGEEITREVLIEVGNELRSRFGACALAERILVQLGHDRNHVIDSIRNPTEVEVLRRRKGFMLMAVDANQVVRFERSCLRGREGAALTFEQFVQEEERELQNADPANQQLLATRRLADVVVNNDGTVEELHHKLDEILPALMSNFDRPDWDEYFLSIAKVVASRSNCIKRKVAALIVRDRRVISTGYNGTPRGAKNCNEGGCPRCNSMAQSGTSLEECLCCHGEENAITQAAYHGTSLKGATLYTTFAPCLLCTKMIINSGIVEVIYNQDYPLNERAMALLRECGVMLRKHRV; via the coding sequence ATGATCATTGGGTTGACGGGCAAGAACGGGGCCGGCAAGACCGAAGTCTGCCAGTATCTGGTGAGCCGGGGATTCGAGTACCATTCGCTTTCCGACGAGATTCGTGACGAGGCGAGGAAACGCGGCGAGGAGATCACCCGCGAAGTGCTGATCGAGGTCGGAAACGAGCTTCGCAGCCGGTTTGGTGCGTGCGCGCTGGCAGAGCGCATCCTGGTTCAGCTGGGTCATGACCGCAATCACGTCATCGACTCCATCCGCAATCCGACGGAGGTGGAGGTCCTGAGGCGGCGCAAAGGCTTCATGCTGATGGCGGTCGATGCCAATCAGGTTGTCAGGTTCGAACGCAGCTGTTTGCGGGGCAGGGAGGGAGCGGCGCTGACGTTCGAGCAGTTCGTTCAGGAAGAGGAAAGGGAACTGCAGAACGCGGATCCGGCAAACCAGCAACTGCTTGCGACCCGGCGTCTGGCCGACGTCGTGGTCAACAATGACGGGACTGTCGAGGAACTTCACCACAAGCTGGACGAGATTTTGCCGGCGTTGATGAGCAACTTCGATCGCCCTGACTGGGATGAGTACTTCCTGAGCATCGCTAAGGTTGTGGCCTCGCGCAGCAACTGCATCAAGCGCAAGGTGGCCGCGCTCATCGTCCGGGATCGGCGAGTGATTTCAACCGGTTACAATGGCACGCCGCGCGGCGCCAAGAACTGCAATGAGGGCGGTTGTCCCAGGTGCAACAGCATGGCCCAGAGCGGCACGTCGCTGGAGGAGTGTTTGTGCTGCCATGGTGAGGAAAACGCCATCACGCAAGCGGCGTATCACGGAACCAGCCTGAAGGGGGCGACGCTCTACACCACATTTGCCCCGTGTCTGCTCTGCACAAAAATGATCATCAACAGCGGTATCGTTGAGGTTATCTACAATCAGGATTATCCCCTCAACGAGCGTGCCATGGCCCTGTTACGCGAATGCGGCGTAATGCTGCGCAAACACCGCGTGTGA